The sequence below is a genomic window from Thalassobaculum sp. OXR-137.
CTCGGTGGCCGCCAACTGGCGCAGCAGCACGCTGTCCAGCGGCCTGCGGCCGAGATGCGCCGACAGCAGGTCCACCGCCCGGTCATGCTGGTCGAGCTGGCCGTACAGACCCGCCAGTCCGACCACGGCCTCGCTGCCGGCGCCCCGGTCGATCGCCCGCCCGAGTTTGTCGGCCGCCTCCTCGAACCGGCCGAGGCGCCGCAGGGCCGTGCCATGGTTGGCGAGCACCGCCGGATCGGTGCCGCCGCCCGTGGCCGCCAGGGCCTCATAGGCGCCGATCGCCTCGTCCAGCCGATCGCAGGACAGGGCGGCCTCGGCCGTCAGCCGGATCACGGCGGGGTTCGCGCGGACCTGATCGGGCAGGCGGGACAGCAGGCCGAGGGCACCCTCGGGGTCGTCCAGCGCCAGGCGCACCTGCGCTCTGTTGACCAGGATCTGCGCGTCTCCGGGTTGCCGGCGGTCGGCCTCGACCAGCAGCCGGTCGGCCGTGGCGAAGGCACCGGCGCCCGCTTCCAGCATGGCCAGGCGGAACAGGGCCGCGCCGGGGACGGCCCGGTGCTTCAGCAGAAGATCGTGGACCGGGCGGGCCGGCGCCGGATCTCCGGAGGAGAGGGATTTCTCCAGCGCGGTTCTGGCCTTGGGCGGGAGCGGGCCGGCCATGGCATCAGACCGTCGGCTTGCCGTTCTTGTCGATATACCGCAGCTCCCGCAGGACGTCGCCATGGACGTCGATCAGCTGGGCGACATGGGCGTCCGACAGGCTCTTGCGCCACCCGCCGACCTTGCCTTCGCGGAAGAAGGTCTGATCCGAGCGGACCCGCTCGCGGAAGCCGGCCTGCTTCTCCTGTCGGGAGACCTCCTCGAAATTGCTGAACCGGATCGCCTTCTTGATCCGCTCGGGAGTGGCCGGGATGTTCAGGAACTTGACGATGCGGGAGAATTCCTTGAACGGCTTGGACCGCAGGTCCTCGTAGCGCAGGACCAGCGGCTCGAAGCCCGGCACGCCGGTCCAGCCCCGGTAATGCTCCCCCCAGGGGCCGAGATACTGGACGATCGCCGCCTTGGTGGTCGGCGTGTGCATGGTATCGCGGCACAGTCCGTCCACCACCTGTTCCATCGTGCCGTTGTAGTGGGCGGCGAAGGACACGGCGACGTCGAACACGTTCCGCACGACGTAGATCGCCCCCATGGTCTGCTCGAGGCCGATGATCGGAATGTCCCCGGCAAAACCGATGCGGTTATGGGTCTTCACGATCGAGGTCTCTGGCCGGGAGGCGAGCTTCTGCTGCAGCACGGGGCGCAGCTGATCGAGCTCCTGGTCGGTCATCTCGTCGATCGGCCGCTGGGTCAGCGACTGGTAGAGATCCCGCTGGGCGTCGCCGAAGGAGACCACGTTGAGCTCGTTGATCGACACCGGCGCCGCGCCGTTTCGGAAGAGGTTCTCCAGGAAGATCCGGATCCAGGTGTTGCCCGATTTGGGGTAGGAGGCCAGCCAGAGGATTCCGCCGGACATCGGTCAGACCTGCACCGGAAAGATGACCTTGTTCTGGATCAGGGCCTGGATCAGCGTCCGGCCCGCCTCGCCCCGCTGGCCATGGGCTTCGGAGAGCTCGGAGAGCCAGAATTCCTCGCGCTCGAGGATCCAGGCGAGCATCTCGCGGTCCGCGGCGGCGCGCTGGAACGTCTGGCCGCGATGGGTGACTGTCAGGCCGTCCCCGGTGCCCTGAACCACGGGCGCATAGCGCGAGACGAAGAAATATCCGTCGGTATCGCGCTCCGGGAAGCGATAGTCCGCGACCTTGTCGAAGATGCGGTCCTTCTGGAAGCCGGCCACGAAGTCATGGAACGCCGGATCGGCAAGCACCTTGTTCACGGTCTGGCCGATACCCTGGAGATAGGCGGCAAGCGCCGCGCGATCCTCGAAATGCGGCAGCCGCTTGCGGAAATACTCCTGGCCCTGCATCTCGCGGGCGAGCATCTCCAGCACCGCGACCCCGACCGCCGGCGTCGAGCCGAAGGACAGGTGCAGCGAGGCCGTGTCGGTGGCGAGCGCGTCGTGATACAGGCCGCGCGGCAGGTAGAGAATGTCGCCCGGCCGCGTGGTCACCTGCTGCGCCAGCTTGCCCTTCATGCGGTCGTGCTGCTCGGCGGTGAAGTCGCTGGGGCGGCTGCCCGGGACGAAGGACGCCTCCGGAAACCGGCCTTCGTAGAGGTTCCAGGTCTTCTCGCCTTCGATCTGCAGGGCGAAGACGTCCATGCAGTCGAAATGGGAGGCGTAGCCCCGCACCGCCTTCCAGGAGCAATAGGCGTTGCAGGACGTGTTGGCCCCGGTGAGCCGCTCGAGCGCCCGGGAAACCGACGCGATCCGAGGATCGATCCCTTCCAGGAAATCGAGGACGAAGGTCGCCCCCTTCTGCAGCAGGGCGGTCACCTTGCCCCGGTCCGGCCGCAGGCCGGACTCGCCCTGGCGCCCATGTCCCGGCCGGCAGAACTGGGCCGCAGGCAGCACCTTGCCGTCCAGCGCCATCTCGATCGTATGCCCGTCCCAGAGCTTCGGGCGGGCCAGCAGGTCGTTCATGTGCGACCAGGAGAACACCGTCTCGACGCTGCGGACAGCCCCGGCCTCGTAATACGGCGCCTTGTCGAAATACTGGTCGAGAAAGCGATCGCGGTCGATCGCGCGGAACAGCCGGTCGAAGGAAACGTCGGTCATCGGAGCCCTGGGGTCGGTCGCGTGTCAGAAGTGTTGGCCAACCGATAGCCTATCCGGGCGCAAAAAAGAAGGGAGCCGCCCGAAGGCGGCTCCCCAAATCAGACTGTCTTCTGGATTAGAAGGACAGACGGATACCGGTGACGAAGTAGGTGGCCTCGATCTCGTCGGAGCCGGCAGTACCATCGTCCTCGAACTCAGCATAGCCCAGGGTCGCAGCGGCGGTGACGCCCGGACCCAGAGCATACTTGCCCGACAGATGCACGGTGTCCTGCGCGGAGCTGTTGTCAACTTCGCCATGGAAGTAGGACAGGCTGACGCCGAACGGGCCGGTCTCGTAGGAGACGCCGAGGTTGTAGGACTGACCTTCGGTCGCGCCTTCCTCAGCAGCGTAGGACGCGCCCACGCCGAAGCCGCCAACACCGAGGGTCACACCGGCGCTGTAGCTCTCCGGCTCATCGGTGCCCGAAGCGGACTCCATGAAGGTGCCGTAACCGCCGGACACGCCGAGGGACACGCCGCCGAAGTCGCCGGAGTAGTTGGCGCCGAACGTCACCATGTCGGAGAGGCCGGTGTTGCGGTCAACCGGAGCGAATGTCACGTCCTGGAGGTTGTCCGGGGAGTACGACGCACCCAGCTGGAAGCCGGCGAAACGCGGGGTGTAGTAGGTCAGCTTCTCGGAGTCGCTCGTACGGCCCGGCTCGACATAGGTCG
It includes:
- a CDS encoding sulfotransferase domain-containing protein, giving the protein MSGGILWLASYPKSGNTWIRIFLENLFRNGAAPVSINELNVVSFGDAQRDLYQSLTQRPIDEMTDQELDQLRPVLQQKLASRPETSIVKTHNRIGFAGDIPIIGLEQTMGAIYVVRNVFDVAVSFAAHYNGTMEQVVDGLCRDTMHTPTTKAAIVQYLGPWGEHYRGWTGVPGFEPLVLRYEDLRSKPFKEFSRIVKFLNIPATPERIKKAIRFSNFEEVSRQEKQAGFRERVRSDQTFFREGKVGGWRKSLSDAHVAQLIDVHGDVLRELRYIDKNGKPTV
- a CDS encoding JmjC domain-containing protein — encoded protein: MTDVSFDRLFRAIDRDRFLDQYFDKAPYYEAGAVRSVETVFSWSHMNDLLARPKLWDGHTIEMALDGKVLPAAQFCRPGHGRQGESGLRPDRGKVTALLQKGATFVLDFLEGIDPRIASVSRALERLTGANTSCNAYCSWKAVRGYASHFDCMDVFALQIEGEKTWNLYEGRFPEASFVPGSRPSDFTAEQHDRMKGKLAQQVTTRPGDILYLPRGLYHDALATDTASLHLSFGSTPAVGVAVLEMLAREMQGQEYFRKRLPHFEDRAALAAYLQGIGQTVNKVLADPAFHDFVAGFQKDRIFDKVADYRFPERDTDGYFFVSRYAPVVQGTGDGLTVTHRGQTFQRAAADREMLAWILEREEFWLSELSEAHGQRGEAGRTLIQALIQNKVIFPVQV
- a CDS encoding porin; protein product: MKKVLLGSTAIVAAGLIAAPSAMAAEKLQVSVGGYMEQWFGYTSVDDSTGRDVDGFDVRSDSEIHFKGSTTLDNGIEFGINVQLEANSNSSDQIDESYLIMRGSFGEINLGSENSAMYKMHYAPSDFGIGINSGDQGNWAALVGSNVSRSGYYGGVLGSTYVEPGRTSDSEKLTYYTPRFAGFQLGASYSPDNLQDVTFAPVDRNTGLSDMVTFGANYSGDFGGVSLGVSGGYGTFMESASGTDEPESYSAGVTLGVGGFGVGASYAAEEGATEGQSYNLGVSYETGPFGVSLSYFHGEVDNSSAQDTVHLSGKYALGPGVTAAATLGYAEFEDDGTAGSDEIEATYFVTGIRLSF